The genome window AATGGATTCATTATTGGATTTATATTATCATCATTTACTATGTTCTTTTTAGATTTCACAGCTTTAAAACACTTTGTAAATATAAAAATAAAACTTATCAATCATTTAATAAAACCAATACTATCATCAATTCTAATGGTCATTATCATCGCTCTGGGCAATAAACAACTTATACAAATTGGTGTGCCAGGCAAGCTTGGGATCATAATATCTACTTCGGTTGGTGGCTTTGTATACCTTTTAGGAATAGTGATTACAGGAAGCATTAAGTTTGAAACTATAAGGTATGTATTAACTACAAAAAAATAAATCAAAATATAGTTAAAAAAATACATTGATTTATCCGAAATATATATTAGAGGTAGTGTTTCTTTAGGAATATTTGATAGTTTTCCCTGTGCAACTTTGAAAGTTTAAAGTATAATGGTAGGGTGGATTTTTAGTCTTACATATATAAATTCCCCAAAGTTAAACTTAACTTATGCATGGACAAATATGCGATAAGGATTTTAAAACTACATGTAAAGACAAACAACTTCAAGGTTTAATGTTGTTTATCTATGGTAGATGGTTTTTATAGAAAGTAATTATGAAATTTGCTCAAATAAATATTTCCCCATAATAATGAGGTGTATAAATCCAATGAAAATATCAGACATAAATAAGCAAAGTAACCTTAATCCATTATTAATAAAGGAATCCAATAAGATTCATAAGGAAAATCAAAGTAACTTTGCTTTGAAGCTAAACGAACTTAATGGAGACTCTTTACAGGAACAACTTACCACTTTGCTAGATGAGATTAACCTTCAATCAAAGGAGGTTGAAAAAAAGTTTCATTTAAATGAAATTTTAAAATACAAAAAATTAGTAAAGGAGTTTTTGGGTTTAACCGTGACCAATTCCCATAAATTTACTAAAGAAAATTTTCTTGATAGAAGAGGAAGACACAGAGTATTATCAATAGTCAAACAAGTCGATGACGAATTGGAAACCCTAACAAAGGATTTCTTGGAAAAAGAGAAGGATAAACTAAAAATTTTAAATAAACTTGATGGTATTAAAGGAATGTTATTGGATATCTTTATGTAGTGCAAATACATTTTTCCTTAGTAATAGTTAAAGCTAAAGAATCATGGATAAGTTATTCTCCATGATTCTTTAGCTTTACAATCAGATTCTTTATATCTTCTGGCATTTCTGCTTTCACAAACTTTTCTTCACCTGTTCTTGGTTGATTAAATCTTAAGGTTTCTGCATGTAAAGCTTGCCTATTGATTAAGTCCTCATTTACATAACCGTAAAGTTCATCACCTATCAAAGGATGTCCTATATGCTTCATATGCACTCTAATCTGGTGGGTTCTACCAGTTTCTAATGTTAATCTAACAAAACTAGCATCATGATATCTATCTATTACCTCAAAATGTGTAATACTCCTTTGCCCACTTTGGATTACCGTTCTATGTATAGAATCCTCCTCCATACGACCTATTGGAGCATCTATAGTTCCACTGTCACTTTTTATGACTCCCCTTACAACTGCTAAATATTTTTTCTCTACAAGGTTACTAGCCATCTGATTTGATAGCTCCTGTTGTGCAAAGGGATTTTTTCCTATCATCAATAAACCAGAAGTATCCCTATCCAATCTATTTATAAATCTGATTTTAAAGCTTTGCTGTGTTTTTTGTAAATAATTAACTAACCCATTAGCTATAGTATTATCTGGATGTCCTTTTGTAGGATGAACTACAATATTAGGTTGCTTATTGATAATCAAAAGGTCCATATCCTCATAAATAGTATCAATAGGGATATCCTGGGGCTCAAAATTATTAGGATCGTCTAGCATTATAACCTTTACAACGTCACCTTTTTTTAAGGCACCATGCAAGAATGTATTATTATCATTAACATAGATGGTTTTACTTCTTTTTAGCTTTCTAGTCAATCTACCTGAGAGCCTCATTCTATCATATAGAACTTCTTTTAATTTTATTCCCACATCATTATCACATATCTTGTATATCAACGTATTAGAATTAATTTCCTTAGTCATCTTATCACCTTATTCTTATTTTTATTACTGCAATTCATATATATTTTCTTTGTATCTGTATAGCTTTTTTACAATGGCTTTGTCTGCTTCTAAAAAGTCATATCTATTAAGCTCTTCATATTCTATCCAATGATATTCACAGCACTCAATTGCTTGTGCATTGTAAGTATTTGAATTGCATAAATAGGCTAAAATCACAACATCCTTTTCACTATATCTATAATACACTACTTCAAATATTTCTCCAACAGTTATATCTAAATTTAGTTCCTCTTTTATCTCTCTCTTCAAACACCCAACTAGACCTTCGTCCTTTTCCAATTTTCCCCCTGGGAACTCCCATTTATACATATTTAGTTCCTTTACAAATCTTTTTGCAATAAGTATTTTATTTCTATATCTTATTATTCCAGCTAAAACAATTATAGGCATCATGATTCCTCCAAAAAAAATATTTCTTTAATATATACTTTGAAGGAATTTTTAAATTATTCAAGAATAATACTAAAATATGAAAAATAATTGTCAATTTAAATCGTTTATTTGAATACCCCCTGTAGAGATTACAGTCAAAACCTTAATTTATACATATCAAAAATCCTTGGAATCATCGAAGGTTTGCATATGTATAAATTGAAATTTGCCCTCGACTCTCTATCTATAAGTTCCAAAAAATCTAGAATTATAGGGATTTAAGTAAATACTTTAATCTATACATGTCCAAAGCTCCTAGAAATCCTAAGTATGTGTACATGTGCAAATTAAGTTTTACCACATAAGCCCTATATATAAGGAGCATTTTTATGCAGAAATATACTAAAATAGTAAACATAGTCTCAAACAACAAGCCAGTTTCAAAGGAAACAGCTAGGATAATGCAGCATAAACTAGAAAAAAATAATTTTTTCGTTCCCGACACCTTTGACCCAAATGGAGATTTAATCATATGCATAGGTGGTGATGGCTCATTCTTAAGAACCCTACACAAGCATGATTTCCCCGATATACCTGTAATAGGTATCAATACTGGTCATCTGGGCTTCTTTCAAGATTTATCTCCCTATGAGCTAGATGAATTTATCTTTAAATACAAGAATGGCGATTATAACATTGATGAAATTAACCTAGTAGAAGGCTTAATATGTACTCGTAGTAGTTGTATAGAAATACTAGGTATAAATGAAATTGTCATAAAGGGTTTCAAGTCTAACACAATTCACTTAAATCTTTCTCTTGACAAAAGCTTCTTAGAAAGGTTTAGTGGTGATGGGATTTTAATAGCTACGCCAACCGGTAGTACTGCCTATAATTATTCCTTAGGCGGTAGTATCGTGGACCCTAGGCTTAATTTACTACAAATTACGCCTATTGCTCCTATAAATACCGTAGCATACCGTTCATTCACATCAAGTATAATAGTACCTAAGCGATCTACAATAAAGGTTCAACCTGAGTATACATATGAAAATTCCGTTTTAATTATAACCGATGGTACCGAGCATAGATACAATGAAATAGTTGAAGTACAAATCAAATTATCAGAACTGAAAGTGAAGCTTTTACGATTCAAAGAATATAATTTTTGGAATAAAGCTAAAGAAAAATTTCTATAAAATAGATCAACCTATAATAAATAGGGCATTGCCCATGTTAATTTTATTGGGTAATGCCTTGCTTTTATAAAATAAATTTCTTTTAAGTTAAACTATTCCCTAATATGTAGATGCTAAAAACTATATAGATTTCCCAAAGTTAAACTTAATTTATACATCTCAAAATATCCTATGTTTCTAGGGATTTTTGATGTGCATAAATTAAAATTTGGGTTCAGATGTCTATATAGGAATTTAAATAAAATCCTTATCTCTAATCGATTCTATAATTTAATATTAAATGTGTCTTTGTCAATTCTTCCTTAATGAGAATATAATGATCAAATGTATTTTCACAAAAATTGATTATTTCTTTTATGTTTTCGCTATCATCCTTTATATCTATTATATCAACCTCTGCATGCTTCCATCCACTGCTTAAAAGGGATTTTAAAGATTTTTCATTTAAAAACTCCCTTGGAATAGATCCAAAAATATTGCCTTTTATGGTTTTATGCTGAATCCAAAATTCATTATGAGCATCTAAAGCTCTAGCTTCCTTTAAATCCTTTGCTCTTTCTTCACCAAACCGAATAATATAATCCCCTTCAAAATAATTTTTCACTAGTATGGGTTTATAAACAAAAGAAATTGTATTTATTTTTACACACTTCAAGTTACTATATTTAATCACATCCTGTGTGCCATCAATATCACCTTTGATTCTTTGACAAATATGGATAATATCATCAATATTCCTTAAAGCTCTAGTTTGATCCTTTGAGAAATCATTTCTCTCTAGCTCAAAAATTGCTCTTTTTAATGCCAGTATCTCTTGTTCCATATAATTCCCCTCCACTATTATTTATATTAGTAGAACAAGGTTTTCCAATCTTTTCTTCAAGAAAACTATTATGTCTTATGTTAATAATCAAGGAATAAATAATTACTACAAAAAATGAAAATTGTGGAGCAATAATTGCCGCATCTATAAATCCATGTATAAATATTGAAATCAAGCTCAATATACTAGATATAGCAATGTCCTTATACATATTATTTTGTGATTTATATATATAATATATACTTTTTATTATGCCTAATAAAATTATACCAAAAAAAATCAAGCCAATAAATCCTGTTTCACCAAGTATGTTTAAAATGATATTATGGGCATGGTATACTGGTGAATCAATTTCATTTGAATAATAATTTATATAATACTTCATTGTATTCAAACCGCTACCAAAGAAAAAATGATCCTTTATACTCTTTAGTGTAGCTTTATAAATTTCTAGTCTGTATTGAATACTGTGATCATGTAAGGATTTACCCAAATTAATCCTTTCGATTCCTGTTGACCCATTGATTAGAAGCAAAGAAATAAAAAATATAAATGAATATATTATATAAATAACTTTTTTCCTATAA of Maledivibacter sp. contains these proteins:
- a CDS encoding YaaR family protein — protein: MKISDINKQSNLNPLLIKESNKIHKENQSNFALKLNELNGDSLQEQLTTLLDEINLQSKEVEKKFHLNEILKYKKLVKEFLGLTVTNSHKFTKENFLDRRGRHRVLSIVKQVDDELETLTKDFLEKEKDKLKILNKLDGIKGMLLDIFM
- a CDS encoding (deoxy)nucleoside triphosphate pyrophosphohydrolase; this translates as MPIIVLAGIIRYRNKILIAKRFVKELNMYKWEFPGGKLEKDEGLVGCLKREIKEELNLDITVGEIFEVVYYRYSEKDVVILAYLCNSNTYNAQAIECCEYHWIEYEELNRYDFLEADKAIVKKLYRYKENIYELQ
- a CDS encoding RluA family pseudouridine synthase; its protein translation is MTKEINSNTLIYKICDNDVGIKLKEVLYDRMRLSGRLTRKLKRSKTIYVNDNNTFLHGALKKGDVVKVIMLDDPNNFEPQDIPIDTIYEDMDLLIINKQPNIVVHPTKGHPDNTIANGLVNYLQKTQQSFKIRFINRLDRDTSGLLMIGKNPFAQQELSNQMASNLVEKKYLAVVRGVIKSDSGTIDAPIGRMEEDSIHRTVIQSGQRSITHFEVIDRYHDASFVRLTLETGRTHQIRVHMKHIGHPLIGDELYGYVNEDLINRQALHAETLRFNQPRTGEEKFVKAEMPEDIKNLIVKLKNHGE
- a CDS encoding NAD(+)/NADH kinase, with the protein product MQKYTKIVNIVSNNKPVSKETARIMQHKLEKNNFFVPDTFDPNGDLIICIGGDGSFLRTLHKHDFPDIPVIGINTGHLGFFQDLSPYELDEFIFKYKNGDYNIDEINLVEGLICTRSSCIEILGINEIVIKGFKSNTIHLNLSLDKSFLERFSGDGILIATPTGSTAYNYSLGGSIVDPRLNLLQITPIAPINTVAYRSFTSSIIVPKRSTIKVQPEYTYENSVLIITDGTEHRYNEIVEVQIKLSELKVKLLRFKEYNFWNKAKEKFL